A stretch of the Glutamicibacter sp. JL.03c genome encodes the following:
- the thrB gene encoding homoserine kinase, whose amino-acid sequence MTQQIALGQKLIVSPPATSANLGPGFDSLGLALEYRDRLEVGTAGRSSVEIYGDGADELPRDESHLIIKEMHRYWANAGFEPVGVQLVAHNNIPHARGLGSSAAAIVAAYAAADALLPTEARGGTGAIFQAAAAWEGHPDNVAPAVYGGLSISATNPDGSFSSVQVPLHPKVGAVIAIPSNGLSTEVARGALPAQVDHSVAAANSASAALLIHALSNDPSQLLGGTKDYLHQDYRAAAMPESAALICALRDEQLAAVVSGAGPTVMVLVASDAQAQQAQRIIADFSAKSPVSWRTQVPMLAANGVTVEEL is encoded by the coding sequence ATTGATCGTGTCCCCGCCGGCCACCTCCGCCAACCTCGGCCCGGGGTTCGATTCGCTGGGCCTGGCCCTGGAATACCGCGACCGGCTGGAAGTGGGCACGGCCGGGCGCAGCAGCGTGGAGATCTACGGCGACGGGGCCGATGAGCTGCCGCGCGATGAGTCCCACCTGATCATCAAGGAGATGCATCGCTACTGGGCCAATGCCGGTTTTGAACCGGTAGGCGTGCAGCTGGTGGCGCACAACAACATCCCCCACGCCCGTGGCCTGGGCTCCTCGGCCGCGGCGATCGTGGCCGCCTACGCGGCAGCCGACGCCTTGCTTCCCACCGAGGCCCGCGGTGGCACCGGGGCGATCTTCCAGGCCGCGGCCGCCTGGGAAGGCCACCCGGATAATGTGGCCCCGGCCGTCTACGGCGGCTTGAGCATTTCGGCCACCAACCCCGATGGCAGCTTCAGCTCGGTCCAGGTGCCGCTTCACCCGAAGGTCGGTGCCGTGATCGCCATTCCTTCCAACGGGCTGTCCACAGAGGTGGCCCGCGGTGCGCTGCCAGCCCAGGTGGATCACTCCGTGGCCGCGGCCAACAGCGCCAGCGCCGCGCTGCTGATCCATGCATTGAGCAATGACCCAAGCCAGCTGCTAGGCGGCACCAAGGACTACCTGCACCAGGATTACCGCGCCGCGGCCATGCCCGAAAGCGCCGCGCTGATCTGCGCACTGCGCGACGAACAGCTGGCGGCAGTGGTGTCCGGGGCCGGGCCAACGGTGATGGTGCTGGTCGCTTCGGACGCCCAAGCCCAGCAGGCACAGCGGATCATTGCAGATTTTTCTGCAAAATCCCCGGTGTCGTGGCGTACTCAAGTTCCCATGCTGGCTGCCAACGGTGTTACAGTAGAAGAGCTGTAA
- the rho gene encoding transcription termination factor Rho, translated as MTETTSLNEGVDTKTSETKSAGLASLKMTQLQQLASQLGITGGSRMRKADLVKAIGDHQRGGSVAAKDAKAAKEQKPEAEAVSAPAEQPKETKARSRRAPKAEAKVETEAAAEAQPAAEPAAAEQKPARTRRPSRRATDSGKAPAAAEAKNDAPQAAAETEAAPAEQKAPRQRRNSKKAEAAAEQPAQNAEPTAEAAENNTEAREERRERGNRRERGNRRERNSDRAERNERNDRAEAAETENNGEAREERRERGNRRERNNDRDQRNNDRAESTETEAGEERNERNNDRNDRNNRRERNNDRNDRNNRRERNNDRNNRNRRNRRDDDEPQLSEDDVVLPIAGILDVLENYAFVRTSGYLPGPNDVYVTLGQVKKYNLRKGDAIVGAIRQPREGESPNPRQKFNALVQLTSVNGKKPEDNRERVEFNKLVPLYPTERLRLETDPKLVGPRVIDLVAPIGKGQRGLIVSPPKAGKTLILQAIANAITINNPEVHLMMVLVDERPEEVTDMQRTVKGEVIASTFDRPADDHTTVAELAIERAKRLVEMGMDVVVLLDSMTRLGRAYNLSAPASGRILSGGVDSAALYPPKRFFGAARNIENGGSLTILATALVETGSKMDEVIFEEFKGTGNMELRLSRQLAEKRIFPAVDVNASSTRREEALMSAEEVRIMWRLRRMLSGIDPQQALEVLTGKIRETGSNAEFLMLVNKTTPNKD; from the coding sequence GTGACCGAAACCACGAGCCTCAACGAAGGCGTGGACACCAAGACTTCCGAAACCAAGAGCGCCGGCCTGGCCTCCTTGAAGATGACCCAGCTCCAGCAGCTGGCTTCGCAGCTGGGCATCACCGGCGGATCGCGAATGCGCAAGGCTGACCTGGTCAAGGCCATCGGCGATCACCAGCGTGGCGGCTCCGTCGCCGCCAAGGACGCAAAGGCCGCCAAGGAGCAGAAGCCTGAAGCAGAAGCCGTATCGGCACCAGCTGAGCAGCCAAAGGAAACCAAGGCCCGCTCGCGCCGCGCACCGAAGGCCGAAGCCAAGGTCGAAACCGAGGCAGCCGCAGAGGCGCAGCCAGCCGCTGAGCCAGCTGCCGCAGAGCAGAAGCCGGCACGCACCCGCCGCCCATCGCGTCGCGCCACCGATTCGGGCAAGGCGCCAGCCGCCGCTGAAGCCAAGAACGATGCGCCACAAGCCGCAGCTGAAACCGAAGCAGCACCGGCAGAGCAGAAGGCTCCACGCCAGCGCCGCAACTCCAAGAAAGCCGAAGCCGCCGCCGAGCAGCCAGCCCAGAACGCTGAGCCAACGGCCGAGGCAGCCGAGAACAACACAGAAGCCCGCGAAGAGCGCCGCGAACGCGGAAACCGCCGCGAGCGCGGAAACCGCCGCGAGCGCAACAGCGACCGCGCGGAACGCAATGAGCGCAATGACCGTGCTGAAGCCGCCGAGACCGAGAACAACGGCGAAGCCCGCGAAGAGCGTCGTGAACGCGGCAACCGCCGCGAGCGCAACAACGACCGCGACCAGCGCAACAATGACCGCGCCGAATCCACCGAGACCGAGGCCGGCGAAGAGCGCAACGAGCGCAATAATGACCGCAACGATCGCAACAACCGCCGCGAGCGCAACAACGATCGCAACGATCGCAACAACCGCCGGGAGCGCAACAACGATCGCAACAACCGCAATCGCCGCAACCGCCGTGATGACGACGAGCCGCAGCTGAGCGAAGACGATGTCGTACTGCCAATCGCCGGTATCCTGGACGTCCTGGAGAACTACGCGTTCGTCCGCACCTCCGGCTACCTGCCAGGCCCGAACGATGTCTACGTCACCCTGGGCCAGGTCAAGAAGTACAACCTGCGCAAGGGCGACGCCATCGTTGGCGCGATCCGCCAGCCACGCGAGGGCGAGAGCCCCAACCCACGCCAGAAGTTCAACGCACTGGTGCAGCTGACCTCGGTCAACGGCAAGAAGCCAGAAGACAACCGCGAACGCGTTGAGTTCAACAAGCTCGTTCCGCTGTACCCAACCGAGCGCCTGCGCCTGGAAACCGATCCGAAGCTGGTCGGTCCACGTGTGATCGACCTGGTCGCCCCCATCGGCAAGGGCCAGCGCGGCCTGATCGTTTCGCCTCCCAAGGCCGGCAAGACCCTGATCCTCCAGGCCATTGCCAACGCGATCACCATCAACAACCCAGAAGTCCACCTGATGATGGTGCTGGTTGATGAGCGCCCCGAAGAAGTCACCGACATGCAGCGCACCGTCAAGGGCGAAGTCATTGCCTCGACCTTCGACCGTCCGGCTGATGACCACACCACCGTGGCTGAACTGGCCATCGAGCGCGCCAAGCGCCTGGTGGAAATGGGCATGGACGTCGTCGTCCTGCTGGACTCGATGACCCGCCTGGGCCGTGCCTACAACCTGTCGGCTCCGGCATCGGGCCGCATCCTCTCCGGTGGAGTGGACTCCGCCGCGCTGTACCCGCCAAAGCGTTTCTTCGGTGCTGCCCGCAACATCGAAAACGGCGGCTCGCTGACCATTCTGGCCACCGCGCTGGTGGAGACCGGATCCAAGATGGACGAGGTCATCTTCGAGGAATTCAAGGGCACCGGCAACATGGAACTTCGCCTCTCGCGCCAGCTGGCCGAGAAGCGCATCTTCCCAGCAGTGGACGTCAATGCCTCGAGCACCCGCCGCGAAGAGGCGCTGATGAGCGCGGAAGAGGTGCGCATCATGTGGCGCCTGCGTCGCATGCTCTCGGGCATCGACCCGCAGCAGGCCCTGGAAGTGCTCACCGGCAAGATCCGCGAAACCGGATCGAACGCCGAATTCTTGATGCTGGTCAACAAGACCACCCCGAACAAGGATTAG
- the prfA gene encoding peptide chain release factor 1 — MFESVKTLLEEHAQIQAQLSDPAVYADQALARKLGRRSAQLNGIVEAYNRWHSATEDLEAAKEMADEDPDFAEEVETLTAALPELQEKLRRLLIPRDENDARDVILEVKGGEGGDEAALFAADLLRMYTRFAEHKGWKVEMISFNESDLGGYKDAQVAIKGKSNDPAEGVYAQLKFEGGVHRVQRVPVTESQGRIHTSAAGVLVLPEVDEPEEVEIHQNDLKIDVYRSSGPGGQSVNTTDSAVRITHMPTGIVVAMQNEKSQIQNREAAMRVLRSRLLAHQQEQIDAENSAQRASQIRTMDRSERIRTYNYPENRIADHRTGYKAYNLDAVMDGDLQPVIESCIQMDEEERLAALGE, encoded by the coding sequence ATGTTCGAATCCGTCAAGACGCTACTAGAAGAGCATGCGCAGATCCAGGCGCAGCTCTCGGATCCGGCGGTGTACGCCGATCAGGCGCTGGCCCGCAAGCTCGGCCGCCGCTCTGCCCAGCTCAACGGCATCGTCGAAGCCTACAACCGCTGGCATTCGGCCACCGAGGATCTGGAAGCCGCCAAGGAAATGGCAGATGAGGATCCGGACTTCGCCGAAGAAGTCGAAACCCTGACCGCAGCCCTGCCAGAGCTGCAGGAAAAGCTGCGCCGCCTGCTGATCCCTCGCGATGAAAACGACGCGCGCGACGTGATCCTCGAAGTCAAGGGCGGCGAAGGCGGCGACGAGGCGGCCTTGTTCGCAGCCGACCTGCTGCGCATGTACACCCGCTTCGCAGAGCACAAGGGCTGGAAGGTGGAGATGATCTCCTTCAACGAGTCCGATCTGGGCGGCTACAAGGATGCCCAGGTGGCCATCAAGGGCAAGTCCAACGACCCGGCCGAAGGCGTCTACGCCCAGCTGAAGTTCGAGGGCGGCGTGCACCGCGTGCAGCGCGTGCCGGTGACCGAGTCCCAGGGCCGCATCCACACCTCGGCCGCCGGCGTGCTGGTCCTGCCGGAAGTCGACGAGCCAGAAGAAGTCGAGATCCACCAGAACGACCTGAAGATCGACGTCTACCGTTCCTCCGGCCCCGGCGGCCAGTCGGTGAACACCACCGACTCCGCCGTGCGCATCACCCACATGCCTACCGGCATCGTGGTGGCCATGCAGAACGAGAAGTCGCAGATCCAGAACCGTGAAGCCGCGATGCGCGTGCTGCGCTCGCGCCTGCTGGCCCACCAGCAGGAGCAGATCGACGCCGAGAACTCGGCCCAGCGCGCCAGCCAGATCCGCACCATGGACCGTTCCGAGCGCATCCGCACGTACAACTACCCGGAGAACCGCATCGCGGACCACCGCACCGGGTACAAGGCCTACAACCTGGATGCCGTCATGGA